The Zea mays cultivar B73 chromosome 7, Zm-B73-REFERENCE-NAM-5.0, whole genome shotgun sequence DNA segment atacataaccaaggctcgggctgcgctcccgaggtaccctaggacatttccgagaccagcgggaacgatcttgtaacggaatcccatcggagggaggcatcgagccctcggaccccgtcgccaggggaccgggtccggcagatcacccgcaggtacttttgggcgtgcctctgggcccctagccgacccctaacgaacgaggcacggacgtccactcggattacccgcttgcagctcaccggagacaccatgttcggcgcccatcgagggcaacatggcgctttccccccctcctccttgcggaaaggcgacggaggggcgtatataaaaaagccgagtctgtccctgatcgccctctcgccctgtgcagaggctcgggggctgctctcgcaaacccggctccggctgaaccgttgacagcgtcaacataccagcccgagaacttgggacccgaccgtacacccgggctacggccagctcgcatgagggaacaaccagaccagccgaagcattacgcgaggcattaagacctcgaaggagtgaaaccactcctccgaggcctcgggggctacacccggcgggtgcgctcgcgcgcacccaccggaacaaaacgcaatcgagaaaggctggtccccttgcaaaaaagtgcgacgaaagcctccaagcgagtgctaacactcccttcgaggctcgggggctactatcggggaccataattaggggtaccctcaaggctcctaattctcagctggtaacccccatcagcataaagctgcaaaggcctgatgggcacgattaagtcagggatcagtccattcgagggactcgatcacgcctcgcccgagcctagcttcggacaagggcagccgaccccggaggatttccgtctcgcccgagacccccctccagcggcgaacatatttccggctcgcccgaggccctgccttcgccaagaagcaaccctgactaaatcgccgcaccgaccgaccaaatcgcaggagcatttaatgcaaaggtggcctgacacctttatcctgacgcgcgccccccagccggcagagccgaagtgaccgccgtcacttcgccgctccactgaccggcctgacagaaggacaacgccgcttgcgccactccgactgcggtgccacttgacagagtgagactgacaggcagtcaggccctgccgaaggcaccataggaagctccgcttcgcccgacccagggctcggactcgggctaagtcccggaagacggcgaactccgctccgcccgacccaggactcggactcgggctaagtcccggaagacgacgaactccgctccgcccgacccagggctcggactcgggctaagtcccggaagacggcgaactccgctccgcccgacccagggctcggacttgggctcagccccagaagacgacgaactccgctccgcccgacccagggctcggacttgggctcagccctagaagtcgacgaactccgcctcgcccgacccaggggctcggactcgacctcgaccacggaagacagactcgacctcgacttcggaggagcttccacatcgcccaacctagggcgcagaccagccacgtcaacaggaggcgccatcatcaccctaccccaagctgactcgggccgcagggaacaagaccggcgtcccatctggctcgctccgccagataggcaatgatggcgccccgcatactctgtgacgacggcggctctcagcccccttacggaagcaagaggacgtcagcaaggactcaaccgctccgacagctgtccctccgccaggctccatcgctcctccgacggccacgacatcacaccagctgggtgccaaaatctctccggctgccacaacggcatgtacttaggacgctagctcccctccgctagacacgtagcactctgctacaccccacattgtacacctggatcctctccttacgcctataaaaggaaggaccagggccctcttagagagggttggccgcgcggggactaggacgagacaggcgctcgcttgaagccgctcgctccctctcccgcgtggacgcttgtaaccccctactgcaagcgcacccgacctgggcgcgggacgaacacgaaggccgcaggattcccacctctctcacgccggtctccggccgcctcgctctccccccttcgcgctcgccctcgcgctcgacccatctaagctggggcacgcggcgacattcactcgtcggcccagggaccccccggtctcgaaacgccgacaggcggTCACTGACACAGCCGTCGAAAATAAGCTGTTATTTTCGACGGCTGTGTCAGTGGCCGCTAAAAATAAGCTAGACCGCCGAAAATGATGCACAATGTTGTTGTGTAGAACCTATCAAGCCGAGTCTTAAACCGGTCAAGCCGGCTTGGCCTATGTGCAACACGTAGAATTCATTAGTTATCTACTCTCTTGGCTAGCTATTGTTCTAAGGAACATTTCTCGACTCTTTAGTCAATCACTGGCTCGAGAGTTTTGAGTCTGGCTCTTGCTTCCGTCGTGATACAAGTAGAGAATACCGTTTCTGGGCTTTCTGTGTTGTGTCGGTTTTCCGGTATCTGTGGTCTTATTAGTAAACATATGgccttcaattaattcgagggcaTCATGGTTGCGTGTTTGGTGCTTTTACTGGGTGATTTTGGGACATTTGAAAAAAATGAATTAGCTCTCATTCATCTCTTCTGTAGTCACTTTACTTGGGTTTTTATTTGCATATTAAAAAACAATGAACTGAAAACATATAATTTATAGTGCAAACATAATGTTAGTATAAACTTAGGCTCAAAATGTTGACTATGTTTGAGAATATTCTGGTATATCATAATCAGCTATAAGACGGTCTCAGGTAGTATAAAATAGGGAACGTGAAAGTGCAGATGACCTTGTTTAATACCTTTTACATAGTGAAATTTGAAATATAGGATGAGATTGCTGGAGATAACAACCATTATCGACAGCTCTTTATACAAACAGTAACCTGCTGCTACGAGGCGACAATTATATTAGCTTAATACCGATGGAATGGATCGATCTGTCCGTCTGAAGATGAAGCAAAGCTAGAGAAGCGACAGTTAGTTCTTACCGATCGAGCTTCAAGTGGCCGGTTGGATCGATGTTGTACCTGTACTGTACGTGCGCGCATGATGGTGCTCACTGTGCTGTGAACATGATGCGGCTAGTGGCTGTGAGGGACGTGAAGAAGGCGAGCTCGCGTCCATCGATGGATCACCGTCCGACCGGTCGGGCCGCGTGCACGGCACAGCTGAGAGGTCAGGCGTATGCACAGCACAGTGGTGTGCTGTGGGTGCGGTGGTGGGCGCCGCCGCGGCCTCCTTTGCGTGCTCCCTCCCTTGCATCTCCGCGCGGCAGCGCCTTTTCTCCCCATGCAGACGGCACGATCATTGGGCGGTACGGTGTCGCTGCCGCAAAACCTTTCCCCGGACCGGGGGGGCCGACTGGCCGAGGCAACTCCTTGGGAGCCTGGGAGGTCGAGATCGTGGTGCCACTGCTCGGCCGCTCCCTTGCGCCCCCGCCGACACCGAACCGATCGCCGGCCGGCCGGCCCATGGTTTGGGATTCGGGAATAAAGGCCTGCGAGCCTCAACCAAACCATTTTGTTACAGGCGCACCGCTTGGGGCCTTCCCCAATCCCCATGATGACCACCATTGCAGATGCGCTGCGTGGAACGCTAATGGGCCTGTTCTGCGAGTGCGAATAACGGATCGGCCCATTGCAGCGCTAATGGGCCTGTTTTACGAGTGCGAGTAGAGCGGATCGATCTAAGACTCACCCAGGCCTGTCCGCACATCTGCGATGGTCCCTAGGCCACAATAGAGGGCCCAAAGGCTGAGATACTGAAGCCTGCGGACGCCCAGACAATGACACCGAAGACTTGTTCTCTTATAAAATTTAGACAGTAGTGTATCCATAGTTTAACTAAAAACACTGTTTTACTTTTGGGATTCAAATGATCATGTTTATTCTAATGGTAGTGGGTACCCGCTACCTGTGGTATGGATATGGCGTAATTTTGTATCTATGGTGGTTTGTGGCTATAGGTCTTTTTTTATTTAGTATGTATGGGTATGGTTTTGTGTGTCCATTGTGTAGCTTACCCCACTGTCATCCCTATCTTAAACACATGCACGTCAGAAAATATTCTTGTGAGATATGGGAATCGCAGCATGTACTTATACCTAAAGCTaataattagctagctaacaaattgtTAGCTGAGCTGAGTAATTGTTAGCTATGAGTTAGCTAACAATTAGTTAAAGCATTAGCTGCAAGTGGCTCTAGATGTTGTCGTGTTGATACAATCAAATCCTGTCATTATTGCTATCTCCGCGAGTAttcctatctatctatctatctatctatctatctatctatctatctatctatctatctatctatctatctatttaTTTATCTATCTATGTTTCGGTTTCTTTTTTTTTGTACAGATGTTGTTCAGTGTTGAGTCCGACAAAAGCTCTGAAGCTGCCAGGCGTGTGACCACCGCACAGCTACACAACGTGCCTTTTACAACGCGACTATTCTGTACAGCTACTTTGCATGTCCGCCCGCCGGCCGCCGGTCCAGTGCTTCGCTGGGCATGCCTTGTGGTGCGAGTGGACCGGAGATATTCGCGCCATACGGGCCATCGTCAACCTACATTACCAATTCTCTAGGCTCCAGCAGCATGGATGATGGATGGATCGACCCCCGCCAACCGCGTCCCGGACGCGGCCTCCTCGCTGCTCACACCACCTTCGGCGTGGCCGTCGATCCACGACCGCGCATTCTGAAGCTGATTGACGAGCGTGGAGTGCCGATTCATGCGCTCTAATCACCTGAAACGCCGTCCACATAGATTCCATTAGATTCAACCTCATCGCTAGCTTTCCTCTAAAACTCCTATGGTTTTGTACGTCCTTTatagatccaaagaaatcacataGGGTCTAATTCCTTATTCCAAAGGGAACAGGCAGGGAATGTTCCTAGATATATAGGATTTTACTCTTCCTTTGTTCCAGAGATGGCCTTACTAGGTGAGCTCAACCTGTCTATACTCAGAGGGAATTATCGCCTAATTATTGCCTCTAAATTGCACATTTGCACATACACTGTACGAAAGAAGCACATTTGTTTCATTGACAATTCTGAAATCTGCTGGAATGCGAATTGGGACCCTTTCTTGGCAGCTGAAGGATCAGCATCACGCCATCACCTGCACATGGGCGTGTACTTTCTGAATGACTCCGGATATGTAATGGCAAATATATCCAGTATTTTTTTTCTTCTGCTGGAACAATTATACGTCCCTATAAACGATACAAGCTCTCCTGATCTGTTGATTGTTCAAGAATTAATGCCGCTTTTGACCCTGATTGGATGCTGTTGTACTAAGAAATCGTAGTATTAACAAATTGCAGTTTTACAACTCATAAATCATAAATGTGCAAAGCCATGAGCCATCAGAAATAAGAAGTCCGGAGTGGACTTTACAAAACTAAAAACAAAACAGGTTTAACAATGATGTGGTTTTCAAAACGATCAAGTTTGTTGCATCTAATAAGGTCATTGCATtctaaaacaaaaaaaaaatataATTCACAAAACCATAGGCCTTACTCTTCTGATGAACCGGAACCCACCTTTTTCTATTACAAGTTCAGAACCATCAGGATATGTCACTCACTCGATACCCGTAGGTGAACAGTTCAGAGTCCGAGATCAACAGGACAGGCATGGCATCTGAGTATGTATGGTATCCATCCAATGAAATCATGGAGCTACCATTGTAAACAAGACAATAATGATATCGAAGATAAAAGCCAGCACATCAACTGAACTAACTCTATAAATCACTCCGCAAAGGCCAGTAGAaaatactgctgtctaaaatgcACTGCATGATCGATTTGGAATTGAGCTTTCCCTGAGTTACAGTAGCAGCCAAAACAAGCACTTCACAGCACAAAATCATTTTCATTCAACATCCGGTGtatatatataacatatatatatatatgtcaccAGATCCGAAGTAGATGCTTTACATGCAGTTCCAAGTTCAGAATCCGCAGGAGGTAGCACTGGATCACTGAGCATTAGTAGAATCAGAGAACGACCACAGCAGACAAACTCAATACAGATAGGAAACCAATGAACCCATCAAACTAATTAAAGATGCAAACAGGCTAAGCATGATCTCTGTGATCAAATCTAGAAAGAATCCATTGAGTCAGTATATATAACACTCAAGCAAAGAAGAACAGCAGTTTCGAATTTAGTAAACCACTATTGAGGTTCCACGTAACTTTTGAAGATCCCAAGTAATCGACAGTTTTACAGCACATGCTGCTTAGAACATTCACCCAACATCCAGTTTATGTAAATATAAAATACCCAAAATTGGCTTCCAGAGGAAGAAGACCAGAGCCACCTAGAATATATGAATCCAACATTACATTAACTCGGTACTGATTAATCACACCAAATACTATACTACTTAGTATTATATCATGCTCATAGATCCATTTCACGAATATATTTCCACTAGACGAAAACTGCAATAATATCTATCCATCATCCGCCTCCCTCATCTATACACCAACCAAGACGAATCGATAAAAATCTAATACGCACGCAGAACTCAGGCATCTGCAATAATAATCAGGAACCAGAGATGTGAAGCCGATGCGCCTAGGAAGAGTGTGCCCCACCTTCGGGAGGCAGCGATGGCATCCCCTCCGAGTTGTAGTTGTAGACgaccgcgcgcggcggcgcgtaCATCATCGGCGGGAACGCCTGCATGTGCTGCGGGACGCCGTAGACGCCGCCGGCCGCGTGAAGATCTCCGCCAGGCGCCTCGCTTCCTCCGCCACCGACAATGTGGTAGACCGGGCGAGGCATGTAGCCGCCCTGCGCAGACGGTTCGAGATAGTGGACCGGCGGCGGCACGGGGAAGTAGTACACAGGCTGCGCCATGTACGGCGGCGGCGGGGCGGGCCACGATGACGCTCCCTCTACGACGTAGGGCATCTGGCGCGCGGAAGGTGGCACGTCGCATTCGTCGTCGTCGTGGTGGCGCGGAGTCTCCGTGGCGTCGGACTTGGCgcgggccgccgcggggccggggcTGGGCTCACCGGACGTGGTTTCGAGGCCGAAGAGGTAGTCGGGAACCTCGGAGACGATCGAGGAGGCCTCGGATCGGCCGCGCTCGGTGGGGTGCGGCTGCGGCGCGGGGGCGTTTAGCGCGTCGACAAACCACTGGTCGGTGGAGGCGGCCTCACTGGTGGTGCCGGAGAAGACGGAGCCGAAGGCGGCGTCAGGCGCGGGCGCGAAGAGGAAGACGCGGAGGCGGGGTGGCCTGGCGACGTTGGCGGAGAGGTCTTGGATGCGGTCAAGCTCGTCCATGAGGTGGTCGACGTCGTCGTCGGAGGTGATGGAGACGAGCGAGTCGAGGTCGTCCTGGGGCAGCTGGTACTTGAGCGACGGCCTGGGCGCCCCCGGGGCGAAGAGCACGGGCGCGACCTTGGCGAGCGCGGCGACGAGGGCGGCGAAGGAAGTCACGGCGCGCGGGAAGGAGACGATGCGGGTCTCCCCGCCGACGTAGCGCAGCTGGCGGTCCCCAGGGCGCGGTAAGATGCGGCCGCCGAAGCTGCACATGAGGCGCACTTGCGGGCCCCCGTGCGCCGCCTGCGCCTGCGCGGGGGGAGCAGCCGGGGTAGGCGCGGGCGCCGGGTGCAGAGATGGCGGATGGAGGTGGTGGATGCCGCCGTTCCCGACACCGGCGCGAGGGGTCGAGGACGCCGAGGTGGAGTCCGGGTGGTGCGAGGACGGCGACGTCATAGGACGCGGCGGCGGTGGTCCCGTCCCGTGATAGGGGAGTGGTGACTGGTGAGTGGTGAGGCGGTGGTGGTGGAAGGGATGGAGCGAGCCGCGAGGCGGAGGTGCTAGTTGTGAGGGCGCATCGGGATTTGGGAATCGCAAGTTGCTAGAGACTAGAGAGATGGAGCCTGGTTTCTATTCGGGGTGCTAGGCTAGTGGGGCTGGCTCGGCGGCTAGCTGTAGGATCCGATACTGCAGTGATTGATTTGGCATGTCCAGCCTCTGTTTAAAAATTGAAATTTCATATTTAAGAGTTCAAAGTTCAAATTATTTACAGGATTTGCATGCTGCCAAAATGGACGGCTACCTTTAATTTTCTGGTTGACGATAATGATCAGTAATAATGTTCCTTAAAAACAGGGGCGGACACATAACATCATGGAAGAGAGGGCACACTTGCAACAACGAGCACCAAAATATTATATGGTATATCACTCTTGTCTCCATGTGTTGAGCCTTGTAAACTTTTCATTAAGTATTTACTTAACAGTCTAATTAGACTTTTAAGTGTATTGTCATCCAAAACACCAAAATCCACGAGAAACCTTTCACATGGCAACATTATAATGTCCAATATGAGCTATATTATTAACCTTGCTCTAAGCTAGAAACTGACCTTTTTATTGTTTGGGTGGACTTAACGTTAGAAATCACAACAACAACATATAGGTAATGCATCTTAGATCATGATCTATGGTACCAAGCTATGTGGCGGTAATCTGACAGTCAGTTCAGCACAATGAATCTTAATATTGAGCTTGACACTGCATATCATTTCACTAATGTCAGCACCAAGCTTGGTGTCAagtaaacccaaaaccctaatatTTAGAGCTCCACCACTAATCCTATCAATCTATCATGCCTAGCTTAGGGAATACAACTTGCTAGATTTTTATATTTTTTACAGGGTGTAACTTGGCTTTTTCTCCTTTCTCTCACACCCGTAAGATGGTTCCATATCATCCTTCTTTTGATCACTTTTATTATTGAGAGATGCCTCAAGCttgatgttctttctcataatgcttgATGTCTCCTTCACACAGACTTAATTGCTCTTGTCTCCTTACAAGTTCATCCTCCTTGCTCTTTAGACAAATTTGGTCCGCCCTCAAGCATCACTCTTGATCAAGCCTCCTCTGTTGTTCCACCTCACGAGCTCGAGTCATCTTCACAAAGTATTGGCCTTTATTTTCCACCTCCTTTGTCACTCTTCGTGGCTGTGTCGGTGGTTCCTGAGCCACCCATTCATTGAAATTGCAAGGGTATGTATGTTGTTATAGATGTCATGGAATGAGTTAAAAAAGATCACGAGAAACAAATATTTTAGTTGTTGTGGTTAGAATGAAGTTTTCATCTAGATCTAGGCAATTTGATATGATTTAGATGGATAGAAGGGGGTAAATAACCTATAAATTTTTCTTTCAAGTCCATAAAATGCTAGACCAAAGTTAGATTATAGAAGGTGGAACAAATTCAAATACTCGCTCTAGCTCTATTTCACAACAAGCAAGCCCCTTCAAAAATTCTAGTTGACAAGTCTCTAGTTTGATTTCACTTAAGCACACAAATTAGCAACTATACAATTACACAATTACACATGAGTGCTAATAAGTGAATAAAAAACAACTAGTTACAGTTATGACGTACTCTAGAGTTACTTAGAACAACTACCACACAAGACAATAATTTGAATGTAAATGCAAGTGTGATTGCGATCAAATCGAATCAGGCAAGTGAATGGACACTGTCAGTACCCTGAAGTAGGGGTACCCGTTACTACAGTATGAAAGTGCGCTGTCCATGCGGCTATCCTTAGTCGCGTGGCGAACAgtacctgaccccaccacatggtcgGCCCCAGGATCTCCACGTGGTCGGAGAAAAAAGACGATAGAACCTAGGATATCAACAGTGGGTCTAGActcccatgggaaagtgtcggacccctgtgtGTACGGACCGGACCCCTGGGTAAGGTCCAGAACCGCCACAAGCGTGCCCGGACCCCTGGGACGAGCCCCCGGACCCCCCTGGGCAGGGTCTGGGCCACTCGCAGCAAGATCCCGGGATTCTGGCGCAAAGGATACTCAGGCCTTGCTCAAggtcaggcgggggtccggagccgacacgtgtccggaccatgccGCGtatgcttctgctccccgcttagGCGGAGACTCGATGCTGCCACACGacctactgcccgtgacgtaagccagcgggcggagcctgacgtaaggcctctgggccgcgcggtcTCTACATTTATTACAGATAAGatgcgccgcctgacaggcgatgtgtcgcctcagcatttaatgcgccctatCACTCTGCTGGCGGACGGTGACCAGACCATCCCACAGGCGGTGTGCCTGTCCATTCCCATGGTAGGCGGCACGACCATACTGCCGCATGCACCACgatcatcatcactcgtacgtcgCCAGGCAAGCTTCCTCAGCACGACAATGCTGCGCAAGATCGCAGATAACAGGGCAGAAGGAGATTGCACCCGGCCTGGCATTAGTGGCTCCGGG contains these protein-coding regions:
- the LOC100502353 gene encoding uncharacterized protein LOC100502353, with the translated sequence MTSPSSHHPDSTSASSTPRAGVGNGGIHHLHPPSLHPAPAPTPAAPPAQAQAAHGGPQVRLMCSFGGRILPRPGDRQLRYVGGETRIVSFPRAVTSFAALVAALAKVAPVLFAPGAPRPSLKYQLPQDDLDSLVSITSDDDVDHLMDELDRIQDLSANVARPPRLRVFLFAPAPDAAFGSVFSGTTSEAASTDQWFVDALNAPAPQPHPTERGRSEASSIVSEVPDYLFGLETTSGEPSPGPAAARAKSDATETPRHHDDDECDVPPSARQMPYVVEGASSWPAPPPPYMAQPVYYFPVPPPVHYLEPSAQGGYMPRPVYHIVGGGGSEAPGGDLHAAGGVYGVPQHMQAFPPMMYAPPRAVVYNYNSEGMPSLPPEGGAHSS